A single genomic interval of Macadamia integrifolia cultivar HAES 741 chromosome 6, SCU_Mint_v3, whole genome shotgun sequence harbors:
- the LOC122082401 gene encoding V-type proton ATPase subunit E-like encodes MNDVDVSKQIQQMVRFIRQEAEEKANEITVSAEEEFNIEKLQLVEAEKRKIRQEYERKEKQVEIRKKIEYSMQLNASRIKVLQAQDDVVNSMKETASKDLLHVSHHNLLHIHNHHVYKKLLKDLIVQSLMRLKEPAVLLRCRKDDLNLIQSIIPSAKLEYAEKENVHEPEIIVDEQVYLPPAPTHHHDHGPFCSGGVVLASRDGKIVCENTLDARLDVVFRKKLPEIRKSLFGQVAA; translated from the exons ATGAATGACGTAGATGTTTCCAAGCAGATCCAGCAAATGGTGAGATTCATCCGCCAAGAAGCGGAAGAGAAAGCGAACGAGATCACAGTCTCCGCTGAAGAA GAATTTAACATCGAGAAGTTGCAGTTGGTTGAAGCTGAAAAAAGGAAGATCAGACAGGAATATGAGCGCAAAGAGAAGCAAGTAGAAATTCGGAAGAAAAT AGAATACTCTATGCAGCTCAATGCTTCTCGTATCAAAGTTCTTCAAGCACAAGATGACGTGGTAAACTCCATGAAGGAGACAGCTTCGAAGGATCTCTTGCACGTGAGCCACCACAACCTCCTGCACATCCACAACCACCATGTGTACAAAAAGCTTCTGAAAGACCTTATTGTTCAG AGTTTGATGCGATTGAAAGAGCCTGCTGTCCTATTGCGTTGCCGGAAGGACGATCTGAATTTGATTCAATCTATTATACCCTCAGCTAAGCTGGAGTATGCAGAGAAAGAAAATGTTCATGAACCTGAAATTATCGTTGACGAACAAGTCTATTTGCCTCCTGCTCCTACCCATCATCATGACCATGGACCTTTCTG CTCTGGAGGAGTTGTGTTAGCTTCTAGAGATGGCAAGATTGTTTGCGAGAACACCCTTGATGCGAGGTTGGATGTGGTATTCCGAAAGAAACTGCCAGAG ATCCGTAAGTCGCTTTTTGGACAGGTTGCAGCATGA
- the LOC122082436 gene encoding hydroxyproline O-galactosyltransferase HPGT1-like, with the protein MQSRGSSNRLSGMVFRSRISSLMLSMFATIASVYVAGRLWQDAKNRVYLIDKLDRVTGRGQSAISVDDTLKIINCKEQQKKLYALEMELATAKQDGFVSRYVTERNGTHSKRSLLAVIGIFTRFGHKNNRDAIRRAWMHTGAALKKLEDERGIVVRFVIGRSANRGDLDKDIDTENRQTNDFIILDNHVEAPEELSKKAELFFGHAVDTWDAEFYAKVNDDVYVNIDSLGAMLSTHLDKPRVYIGCMKSGEVFSEPSNKWYEPDWWKFGDRKSYFCHASGEIYAISRALAQFISINRSILRTYAHDDVTVGSWLIGLDVKYMDEGKFCCSSSWSSGAICAAV; encoded by the exons ATGCAGAGCCGGGGATCGAGTAACCGGCTTTCTGGTATGGTTTTTCGATCCCGGATTTCGTCTCTCATGCTTTCGATGTTTGCAACAATAGCTTCAGTTTACGTGGCAGGCCG ACTATGGCAGGATGCGAAGAACAGAGTATACTTAATTGACAAGCTCGATAGGGTAACTGGTCGG GGGCAGTCAGCTATATCAGTTGACGATACACTGAAAATCATTAATTGCAA GGAACAGCAGAAGAAGTTATATGCCCTTGAAATGGAGCTGGCTACAGCCAAACAGGACGGTTTTGTTTCAAGGTATGTAACAGAGAGAAATGGGACTCATTCTAAGAGAAGTTTGTTAGCCGTGATAGGAATTTTTACAAGGTTTGGCCACAAGAACAACAGAGATGCTATCCGTAGGGCATGGATGCACACTG GTGCAGCTTTGAAAAAACTGGAAGATGAGAGGGGCATTGTCGTTCGATTTGTAATTGGAAGaag TGCAAATCGGGGAGACTTGGATAAAGATATTGACACTGAAAATAGGCAGACCAATGATTTTATTATTCTG GATAATCATGTCGAGGCACCAGAGGAGCTTTCAAAGAAGGCAGAATTATTCTTTGGTCATGCTGTAGATACCTGGGACGCTGAGTTTTATGCCAAGGTTAATGATGATGTTTATGTTAATATTG ACTCCCTGGGTGCAATGCTTTCTACTCATTTGGACAAACCTCGTGTTTATATTGGGTGTATGAAATCAGGCGAAGTTTTCTCTGAACC GAGCAACAAATGGTATGAACCAGACTGGTGGAAATTTGGTGATAGGAAATC ATACTTTTGTCATGCTTCTGGTGAGATATATGCTATATCTCGTGCATTGGCTCAGTTTATTTCTATAAACAG GTCTATTCTTCGAACATATGCCCATGATGATGTGACTGTTGGATCATGGCTTATTGGTCTCGATGTAAAATACATGGATGAAGGGAAGTTTTGCTGTTCATCATCATGGTCTTcag GTGCTATATGTGCAGCAGTTTGA
- the LOC122081507 gene encoding G-box-binding factor 3 isoform X1: MGNNKAGAPKSEKASSPVQEQTNVHAYTDWANNIQAYYGPGVIPPPYFNSAVASGHAPPPYMWGHPQTLMPPYGAPYAIYSHGGVYAHPGVPYGSHGHGIPPSPVVSEVMVATPLSVEPPAKSSTSKDRGLMKKLKGFDGLAVSLGNGKDENAVRGSAHGMSQSEEYGTDGSSDGSDGNTGGDKSNRKRNSEGTPSTGKDGKLDPAPVGEANVTPGVVVPACDALPSELWIQDERELKRERRKQSNRESARRSRLRKQAETEELALRVETMSAENIALRSELNRLMENSEKLRLENAVLMEKLKNTQPEEAGKMAPDNMESETAPPDSTENLLSRVNNSSSVTSEQGDSEPNENSNSSTKLHQLLESSPRADAVAAG, encoded by the exons ATGGGAAACAACAAAGCTGGAGCACCCAAGTCTGAGAAAGCATCTTCACCTGTACAG GAGCAGACTAATGTTCATGCTTATACTGATTGGGCTAATAATATCCAG GCATATTATGGGCCTGGGGTAATACCACCACCATATTTTAACTCTGCAGTTGCATCCGGTCATGCTCCTCCCCCatacatgtggggtcatcctcAG ACTCTAATGCCACCTTACGGAGCGCCCTATGCAATCTACTCACATGGAGGTGTCTATGCGCATCCTGGAGTTCCATAT GGATCACATGGGCATGGGATTCCACCATCACCTGTTGTAAGTGAAGTCATG GTTGCAACTCCTTTGAGTGTAGAACCACCTGCCAAGTCTTCAACCAGTAAAGATCGAGGTttgatgaagaaattgaaaGGATTTGATGGGCTTGCAGTCTCACTCGGGAATGGCAAGGATGAGAATGCTGTTAGAGGCTCAGCCCATGGGATGTCACAGAG TGAGGAATATGGTACAGACGGCTCCAGTGATGGAAGTGATGGGAATACAGGA GGGGACAAatcaaataggaaaagaaattcTGAGGGCACACCATCCACAG GCAAGGATGGGAAACTTGATCCTGCTCCAGTTGGAGAGGCAAATGTTACTCCTG GTGTGGTGGTGCCTGCTTGTGATGCTTTACCATCTGAACTGTGGATTCAG GATGAACGGGAGCTGAAACGGGAAAGGAGGAAGCAATCTAATAGAGAATCTGCCAGGAGGTCAAGGCTGAGAAAGCAG GCTGAGACCGAAGAACTAGCCCTGAGAGTTGAAACCATGAGTGCAGAGAATATTGCCCTTAGATCAGAATTAAACCGACTAATGGAGAATTCAGAGAAACTGAGGCTTGAGAATGCTGTGTTAATG gagaaattaaaaaataccCAACCGGAAGAGGCAGGAAAAATGGCTCCCGACAATATGGAATCTGAAACAGCCCCACCTGACAGTACTGAAAACTTATTATCCAGAGTAAACAACTCTAGCTCTGTTACAAGTGAGCAGGGAGACAGTGAGCCCAATGAAAACTCCAACTCCAGCACCAAGTTACATCAACTCCTAGAGTCAAGTCCCCGAGCTGACGCAGTGGCTGCTGGCTGA
- the LOC122081507 gene encoding G-box-binding factor 3 isoform X2: protein MGNNKAGAPKSEKASSPVQEQTNVHAYTDWANNIQAYYGPGVIPPPYFNSAVASGHAPPPYMWGHPQTLMPPYGAPYAIYSHGGVYAHPGVPYGSHGHGIPPSPVVATPLSVEPPAKSSTSKDRGLMKKLKGFDGLAVSLGNGKDENAVRGSAHGMSQSEEYGTDGSSDGSDGNTGGDKSNRKRNSEGTPSTGKDGKLDPAPVGEANVTPGVVVPACDALPSELWIQDERELKRERRKQSNRESARRSRLRKQAETEELALRVETMSAENIALRSELNRLMENSEKLRLENAVLMEKLKNTQPEEAGKMAPDNMESETAPPDSTENLLSRVNNSSSVTSEQGDSEPNENSNSSTKLHQLLESSPRADAVAAG, encoded by the exons ATGGGAAACAACAAAGCTGGAGCACCCAAGTCTGAGAAAGCATCTTCACCTGTACAG GAGCAGACTAATGTTCATGCTTATACTGATTGGGCTAATAATATCCAG GCATATTATGGGCCTGGGGTAATACCACCACCATATTTTAACTCTGCAGTTGCATCCGGTCATGCTCCTCCCCCatacatgtggggtcatcctcAG ACTCTAATGCCACCTTACGGAGCGCCCTATGCAATCTACTCACATGGAGGTGTCTATGCGCATCCTGGAGTTCCATAT GGATCACATGGGCATGGGATTCCACCATCACCTGTT GTTGCAACTCCTTTGAGTGTAGAACCACCTGCCAAGTCTTCAACCAGTAAAGATCGAGGTttgatgaagaaattgaaaGGATTTGATGGGCTTGCAGTCTCACTCGGGAATGGCAAGGATGAGAATGCTGTTAGAGGCTCAGCCCATGGGATGTCACAGAG TGAGGAATATGGTACAGACGGCTCCAGTGATGGAAGTGATGGGAATACAGGA GGGGACAAatcaaataggaaaagaaattcTGAGGGCACACCATCCACAG GCAAGGATGGGAAACTTGATCCTGCTCCAGTTGGAGAGGCAAATGTTACTCCTG GTGTGGTGGTGCCTGCTTGTGATGCTTTACCATCTGAACTGTGGATTCAG GATGAACGGGAGCTGAAACGGGAAAGGAGGAAGCAATCTAATAGAGAATCTGCCAGGAGGTCAAGGCTGAGAAAGCAG GCTGAGACCGAAGAACTAGCCCTGAGAGTTGAAACCATGAGTGCAGAGAATATTGCCCTTAGATCAGAATTAAACCGACTAATGGAGAATTCAGAGAAACTGAGGCTTGAGAATGCTGTGTTAATG gagaaattaaaaaataccCAACCGGAAGAGGCAGGAAAAATGGCTCCCGACAATATGGAATCTGAAACAGCCCCACCTGACAGTACTGAAAACTTATTATCCAGAGTAAACAACTCTAGCTCTGTTACAAGTGAGCAGGGAGACAGTGAGCCCAATGAAAACTCCAACTCCAGCACCAAGTTACATCAACTCCTAGAGTCAAGTCCCCGAGCTGACGCAGTGGCTGCTGGCTGA
- the LOC122081052 gene encoding putative glucose-6-phosphate 1-epimerase isoform X3: protein MGHSAAVWGQRAAVEVTKDWNGIDQVVLHSPRGASARVSLHGGQVVSWRNDRGEELLFTSSKAMFKPPKALRGGIPICFPQFGNCGSLEQHGFARNKMWAIDNSPPPLHPSDSKGKSLIDLLLKPSEEDLKCWPHSFEFRLRVSLTADGDLNMISRVRNINGKTFSFSFAYHTYLSVSDISEVRIEGLETLDYLDNLSQRERFTEQGDAITFESEVDRVYLSSPNVIAVLDHEKKRTVVIRKEGLPDVAIEKPITLKPGEEWTGRLELSVVSSSYCSEYLDFPQRSL from the exons ATGGGTCATTCTGCGGCAGTCTGGGGCCAGAGAGCTGCGGTTGAAGTTACTAAGGATTGGAATGGTATCGATCAGGTTGTCCTCCATTCTCCACGAGGAGCTTCTGCTCGG GTTAGTTTGCATGGAGGACAGGTTGTTTCATGGAGGAATGATCGTGGGGAGGAGCTACTGTTCACTAGTAGTAAg GCCATGTTTAAGCCACCAAAAGCCTTGCGAGGAGGGATCCCTATTTGTTTCCCACAG TTTGGAAACTGTGGATCATTGGAGCAGCATGGGTTTGCGAGAAACAAGATGTGGGCTATTGATAATAGTCCTCCACCTCTGCACCCCAGTGATTCCAAGGGCAAATCTTTAATTGACTTGCTACTCAAACCATCTGAAGAAGATCTGAAATGCTGGCCACATAG CTTTGAGTTTCGCCTTAGGGTGTCTCTGACAGCGGATGGAGATCTCAACATGATATCACGAGTTAGGAACATCAATGGAAAGACATTCAGTTTCTCATTTGCTTATCACACATACTTATCCGTTTCTGACATCAG TGAAGTGAGGATAGAAGGGTTGGAAACACTGGACTATCTGGACAACCTTAGCCAAAGAGAACGCTTTACAGAACAAGGCGATGCAATCACCTTTGAATCTGAG GTGGATCGGGTTTATCTCAGTTCTCCTAATGTAATAGCAGTCCTCGACCATGAAAAGAAGCGGACAGTTGTTATAAGGAAGGAAGGACTTCCAGATGTTG CAATTGAGAAACCAATCACCTTGAAGCCTGGCGAGGAATGGACAGGACGTTTAGAGCTCTCCGTTGTCTCCTCAAGTTATTGCAGTGAGTACCTTGATTTTCCTCAAAGGAGTCTGTGA
- the LOC122081052 gene encoding putative glucose-6-phosphate 1-epimerase isoform X1: MGHSAAVWGQRAAVEVTKDWNGIDQVVLHSPRGASARVSLHGGQVVSWRNDRGEELLFTSSKAMFKPPKALRGGIPICFPQFGNCGSLEQHGFARNKMWAIDNSPPPLHPSDSKGKSLIDLLLKPSEEDLKCWPHSFEFRLRVSLTADGDLNMISRVRNINGKTFSFSFAYHTYLSVSDISEVRIEGLETLDYLDNLSQRERFTEQGDAITFESEVDRVYLSSPNVIAVLDHEKKRTVVIRKEGLPDVVVWNPWEKKSKAMVDLGDEEYKQMLCVDGAAIEKPITLKPGEEWTGRLELSVVSSSYCSEYLDFPQRSL; the protein is encoded by the exons ATGGGTCATTCTGCGGCAGTCTGGGGCCAGAGAGCTGCGGTTGAAGTTACTAAGGATTGGAATGGTATCGATCAGGTTGTCCTCCATTCTCCACGAGGAGCTTCTGCTCGG GTTAGTTTGCATGGAGGACAGGTTGTTTCATGGAGGAATGATCGTGGGGAGGAGCTACTGTTCACTAGTAGTAAg GCCATGTTTAAGCCACCAAAAGCCTTGCGAGGAGGGATCCCTATTTGTTTCCCACAG TTTGGAAACTGTGGATCATTGGAGCAGCATGGGTTTGCGAGAAACAAGATGTGGGCTATTGATAATAGTCCTCCACCTCTGCACCCCAGTGATTCCAAGGGCAAATCTTTAATTGACTTGCTACTCAAACCATCTGAAGAAGATCTGAAATGCTGGCCACATAG CTTTGAGTTTCGCCTTAGGGTGTCTCTGACAGCGGATGGAGATCTCAACATGATATCACGAGTTAGGAACATCAATGGAAAGACATTCAGTTTCTCATTTGCTTATCACACATACTTATCCGTTTCTGACATCAG TGAAGTGAGGATAGAAGGGTTGGAAACACTGGACTATCTGGACAACCTTAGCCAAAGAGAACGCTTTACAGAACAAGGCGATGCAATCACCTTTGAATCTGAG GTGGATCGGGTTTATCTCAGTTCTCCTAATGTAATAGCAGTCCTCGACCATGAAAAGAAGCGGACAGTTGTTATAAGGAAGGAAGGACTTCCAGATGTTG TGGTTTGGAATCCATGGGAGAAGAAGTCCAAAGCCATGGTAGATCTTGGTGATGAGGAGTACAAACAAATGCTTTGTGTTGATGGTGCAGCAATTGAGAAACCAATCACCTTGAAGCCTGGCGAGGAATGGACAGGACGTTTAGAGCTCTCCGTTGTCTCCTCAAGTTATTGCAGTGAGTACCTTGATTTTCCTCAAAGGAGTCTGTGA
- the LOC122081052 gene encoding putative glucose-6-phosphate 1-epimerase isoform X2, protein MVSIRLSSILHEELLLGLHGGQVVSWRNDRGEELLFTSSKAMFKPPKALRGGIPICFPQFGNCGSLEQHGFARNKMWAIDNSPPPLHPSDSKGKSLIDLLLKPSEEDLKCWPHSFEFRLRVSLTADGDLNMISRVRNINGKTFSFSFAYHTYLSVSDISEVRIEGLETLDYLDNLSQRERFTEQGDAITFESEVDRVYLSSPNVIAVLDHEKKRTVVIRKEGLPDVVVWNPWEKKSKAMVDLGDEEYKQMLCVDGAAIEKPITLKPGEEWTGRLELSVVSSSYCSEYLDFPQRSL, encoded by the exons ATGGTATCGATCAGGTTGTCCTCCATTCTCCACGAGGAGCTTCTGCTCGG TTTGCATGGAGGACAGGTTGTTTCATGGAGGAATGATCGTGGGGAGGAGCTACTGTTCACTAGTAGTAAg GCCATGTTTAAGCCACCAAAAGCCTTGCGAGGAGGGATCCCTATTTGTTTCCCACAG TTTGGAAACTGTGGATCATTGGAGCAGCATGGGTTTGCGAGAAACAAGATGTGGGCTATTGATAATAGTCCTCCACCTCTGCACCCCAGTGATTCCAAGGGCAAATCTTTAATTGACTTGCTACTCAAACCATCTGAAGAAGATCTGAAATGCTGGCCACATAG CTTTGAGTTTCGCCTTAGGGTGTCTCTGACAGCGGATGGAGATCTCAACATGATATCACGAGTTAGGAACATCAATGGAAAGACATTCAGTTTCTCATTTGCTTATCACACATACTTATCCGTTTCTGACATCAG TGAAGTGAGGATAGAAGGGTTGGAAACACTGGACTATCTGGACAACCTTAGCCAAAGAGAACGCTTTACAGAACAAGGCGATGCAATCACCTTTGAATCTGAG GTGGATCGGGTTTATCTCAGTTCTCCTAATGTAATAGCAGTCCTCGACCATGAAAAGAAGCGGACAGTTGTTATAAGGAAGGAAGGACTTCCAGATGTTG TGGTTTGGAATCCATGGGAGAAGAAGTCCAAAGCCATGGTAGATCTTGGTGATGAGGAGTACAAACAAATGCTTTGTGTTGATGGTGCAGCAATTGAGAAACCAATCACCTTGAAGCCTGGCGAGGAATGGACAGGACGTTTAGAGCTCTCCGTTGTCTCCTCAAGTTATTGCAGTGAGTACCTTGATTTTCCTCAAAGGAGTCTGTGA